From Variovorax sp. PMC12, the proteins below share one genomic window:
- the murA gene encoding UDP-N-acetylglucosamine 1-carboxyvinyltransferase, which translates to MDKLLIRGGRELRGEVLISGAKNAALPELCAALLTDQPVVLHNVPRLQDVSTMLKLVRNMGVTAERDDNGTVRLDAADLTKPEAPYELVKTMRASVLALGPLLARFGHARVSLPGGCAIGSRPVDQHIKGLQAMGAEIVVEHGYMVARLPEGRTRLKGARILTDMVTVTGTENFLMAAALAEGDTLLENAAQEPEIVDLAEMLIRMGAKIEGHGTSHIRIQGVEKLHGCEHAVVADRIEAGTFLCAVAATGGEAFLRHARGDHLDAVIDKLRDAGCTVACEKDGVRIGSRGPAYEHLKAQSFSTTEYPGFPTDMQAQFMALNVIARGASMVTETIFENRFMHVNEMVRLGAHIHVEGKVAMVTGVPQLSGATVMATDLRASASLVIAGLVAEGETLVDRIYHLDRGYDRMESKLRGLGADIERVTGAAA; encoded by the coding sequence ATGGACAAACTTCTGATTCGCGGCGGGCGAGAGCTCCGCGGCGAAGTACTCATTTCCGGCGCCAAGAACGCCGCGCTGCCCGAGCTGTGCGCTGCGCTGCTGACCGACCAGCCCGTGGTGCTGCACAACGTGCCGCGCCTGCAGGACGTGTCGACCATGCTCAAGCTGGTCCGCAACATGGGCGTGACCGCCGAGCGAGACGACAACGGCACCGTGCGCCTGGACGCCGCCGACCTGACCAAGCCCGAGGCGCCCTACGAGCTCGTGAAGACCATGCGCGCCTCCGTGCTGGCCCTGGGCCCGCTGCTGGCGCGCTTCGGCCATGCCAGGGTGTCGCTGCCGGGCGGCTGCGCCATCGGGTCGCGGCCGGTCGACCAGCACATCAAGGGCCTGCAGGCCATGGGCGCCGAGATCGTGGTCGAGCACGGCTACATGGTCGCCCGCCTGCCGGAGGGCCGCACCCGCCTGAAGGGCGCGCGCATCCTGACCGACATGGTCACCGTCACCGGCACCGAGAACTTCCTCATGGCGGCCGCGCTGGCCGAGGGCGATACGCTGCTCGAGAACGCTGCCCAGGAGCCCGAGATCGTCGACCTGGCCGAAATGCTGATCCGCATGGGCGCGAAGATCGAAGGCCACGGCACCAGCCACATCCGCATCCAGGGCGTCGAGAAGCTGCACGGCTGCGAGCATGCCGTGGTGGCCGACCGCATCGAGGCCGGCACCTTCCTGTGCGCCGTGGCGGCCACCGGCGGCGAGGCTTTCCTGCGCCATGCGCGCGGCGACCACCTCGACGCCGTGATCGACAAGCTGCGCGACGCCGGCTGCACCGTGGCCTGCGAAAAAGACGGCGTGCGCATCGGCTCCAGGGGCCCTGCCTACGAACACCTGAAGGCGCAGAGCTTCAGCACCACCGAATACCCGGGCTTCCCCACCGACATGCAGGCCCAGTTCATGGCCCTGAACGTGATCGCGCGCGGCGCCTCGATGGTCACCGAGACCATCTTCGAGAACCGCTTCATGCACGTGAACGAGATGGTGCGCCTGGGCGCCCACATCCACGTCGAAGGCAAGGTCGCGATGGTCACCGGCGTGCCGCAATTGTCGGGCGCCACCGTGATGGCCACAGACCTGCGCGCTTCCGCCAGCCTCGTCATTGCCGGCCTCGTGGCCGAGGGCGAGACGCTGGTCGACCGCATCTATCACCTGGACCGGGGCTACGACCGCATGGAATCCAAGCTGCGCGGCCTCGGCGCCGACATCGAACGCGTGACGGGAGCCGCCGCATGA
- a CDS encoding BolA family protein, producing MTAEQLQALIQSHLPCEHITLEGDGRHWYATIVSAEFEGKRSIQRHQRVYATLGAKMHTDEVHALSMKTYTPAEWAAVEK from the coding sequence ATGACCGCCGAACAACTCCAGGCCCTGATCCAGTCCCATCTCCCATGCGAGCACATCACGCTCGAGGGCGACGGCCGGCATTGGTACGCCACCATCGTCTCGGCCGAATTCGAGGGCAAGCGCTCGATCCAGCGCCATCAGCGGGTCTACGCCACCCTCGGTGCGAAAATGCACACCGACGAGGTGCACGCGCTTTCGATGAAGACCTACACGCCGGCCGAATGGGCGGCAGTGGAAAAATAA
- a CDS encoding ABC transporter permease, translating into MMAVTGWRALLYKETLRFWKVGFQTVGAPVLTALLYLMVFGHVLEGRVTVYGTVGYTAFLVPGLVMMSVLQNAFANSSSSIIQSKIMGNLVFVLLTPLSHWGWFFAYVGSSIIRGLAVGLGVFLVTMLFAVPDFVAPLWIIVFALLGAAMLGTLGLIAGLWAEKFDQMAVFQNFLIMPMTFLSGVFYSIGSLPPFWQKVSHLNPFFYMIDGFRYGFFGVSDASPWLSLGIVGTAWLVVSAIAVHLLRIGYKIRS; encoded by the coding sequence ATGATGGCGGTAACCGGTTGGCGCGCGCTGCTCTACAAGGAAACGCTGCGCTTCTGGAAGGTCGGCTTCCAGACCGTCGGCGCGCCGGTGCTCACCGCGCTGCTTTACCTCATGGTGTTCGGCCATGTGCTCGAGGGCCGCGTGACGGTCTACGGCACGGTCGGCTACACGGCCTTCCTGGTGCCTGGCCTCGTGATGATGAGCGTGCTGCAGAACGCCTTCGCCAACAGCTCTTCGTCGATCATCCAGAGCAAGATCATGGGCAACCTGGTGTTCGTGCTGCTCACGCCGCTGTCGCACTGGGGCTGGTTCTTCGCCTACGTGGGCTCGTCGATCATCCGCGGGCTGGCCGTGGGGCTGGGCGTGTTCCTGGTGACCATGCTCTTCGCAGTGCCCGACTTCGTGGCGCCGCTGTGGATCATCGTGTTCGCGCTGCTGGGCGCGGCCATGCTGGGCACGCTGGGCCTCATCGCCGGCCTCTGGGCCGAGAAGTTCGACCAGATGGCGGTGTTCCAGAATTTCCTGATCATGCCCATGACCTTCCTGTCGGGCGTGTTCTATTCGATCGGCTCGCTGCCGCCTTTCTGGCAGAAGGTGAGCCACCTGAACCCGTTCTTCTACATGATCGACGGCTTCCGCTACGGCTTCTTCGGCGTCAGCGACGCCTCGCCGTGGCTGAGCCTGGGCATCGTCGGCACCGCCTGGCTGGTGGTGAGCGCCATTGCCGTCCACCTGCTGCGCATCGGCTACAAGATCCGTAGCTGA
- a CDS encoding ABC transporter ATP-binding protein, with amino-acid sequence MPAISFQSVSKTYPPSKQQKAQGKQGLKAVDEVSFQIEPGEFFGLLGPNGAGKTSLISMLAGLSRPTSGAISVHGFDVQRDFAQARRQLGIVPQELVFDPFFNVRESLRIQSGYFGIKNNEAWIDELLQSLGLADKATANMRQLSGGMKRRVLVAQALVHKPPVIVLDEPTAGVDVELRQTLWQFVARLNKQGSTVLLTTHYLEEAEALCSRIAMLKLGRVIALARTSELLKSAASNVLRFKTDAMLPWEIAKNARITGRIVQLPAQNAHEVEQLLAAIREAGVAVEDVEMRKADLEDVFIDLMAGEQTPLEVAR; translated from the coding sequence ATGCCCGCGATCTCATTCCAATCGGTCTCCAAGACCTACCCCCCCTCCAAACAGCAGAAAGCCCAAGGCAAGCAAGGGCTGAAGGCTGTCGACGAGGTCAGCTTCCAGATCGAACCGGGCGAATTCTTCGGCCTGCTCGGTCCCAACGGCGCCGGCAAGACGTCCCTGATCAGCATGCTCGCGGGGCTCTCGCGTCCCACGTCGGGTGCCATCAGCGTCCACGGCTTCGACGTGCAGCGCGACTTCGCGCAGGCCCGCCGCCAGCTGGGCATCGTGCCGCAGGAGCTGGTGTTCGACCCCTTCTTCAACGTGCGCGAGTCGCTGCGCATCCAGTCGGGCTACTTCGGCATCAAGAACAACGAGGCCTGGATCGACGAGCTGCTGCAGAGCCTGGGCCTCGCCGACAAGGCCACGGCCAACATGCGCCAGCTCTCCGGCGGCATGAAGCGCCGGGTGCTGGTGGCGCAGGCGCTGGTGCACAAGCCGCCGGTGATCGTGCTCGACGAGCCCACCGCCGGCGTCGACGTCGAACTGCGCCAGACGCTCTGGCAGTTCGTCGCCAGGCTCAACAAGCAGGGCAGCACCGTGCTGCTCACCACCCATTACCTGGAAGAGGCCGAGGCGCTGTGCAGCCGCATCGCCATGCTCAAGCTGGGCCGCGTGATCGCGCTGGCCCGCACCAGCGAACTGCTGAAATCGGCTGCGAGCAACGTGCTGCGGTTCAAGACCGACGCCATGCTGCCCTGGGAGATCGCGAAGAACGCGCGCATCACCGGGCGCATCGTGCAGCTGCCGGCGCAGAACGCCCATGAAGTCGAACAACTGCTGGCCGCGATCCGCGAAGCCGGCGTCGCGGTGGAAGACGTGGAAATGCGCAAGGCCGACCTGGAAGACGTGTTCATCGACCTGATGGCGGGCGAGCAGACCCCGCTGGAGGTTGCAAGATGA
- a CDS encoding STAS domain-containing protein — translation MLVLPTRLTHDEAPACMRMLQQGLKGQTDSSSTVVDASALAQFDSSALAVLLECRRESSALGRGFSVKGLSPRLRELATLYGVAGLLPAAP, via the coding sequence ATGCTGGTCCTGCCCACCCGGCTCACCCATGACGAGGCCCCCGCCTGCATGCGCATGCTGCAGCAGGGGCTGAAGGGCCAGACCGATTCGTCTTCCACCGTGGTGGACGCGAGCGCGCTGGCCCAGTTCGATTCGTCGGCGCTGGCCGTGCTGCTGGAGTGCCGCCGCGAATCGAGCGCGCTGGGCCGGGGGTTCTCGGTCAAGGGCCTCTCCCCGCGGCTGCGCGAACTGGCCACCCTGTACGGCGTTGCGGGCCTTTTGCCCGCCGCGCCCTGA
- a CDS encoding MlaC/ttg2D family ABC transporter substrate-binding protein, producing MNNKTLQRRDLGRLVLAGALLFGAAVAFVQPARAADEAPDALVKRLSTDVLETIKSDTSIKSGDVNKIMVLVDSKIMPNVNFQRMTASAVGPAWRTATPEQQKRLQDEFKTLLVRTYAGALDQVTDQTVTVRPFRGSPSDTDVLVRTEVTGRGDPVQLDYRLEKTPGQGAGWKVYNLNVLGVWLVDTYRTQFAQEINKSGIDGLIAALAARNKGNAKG from the coding sequence ATGAACAACAAGACCTTGCAACGACGCGATCTCGGCCGCCTGGTGCTGGCCGGCGCCCTGCTGTTCGGTGCCGCTGTCGCCTTCGTGCAGCCCGCGCGCGCAGCCGACGAAGCGCCCGATGCGCTCGTCAAGCGCCTCTCGACCGACGTGCTCGAGACCATCAAGTCCGATACCAGCATCAAGTCGGGTGACGTGAACAAGATCATGGTGCTGGTCGACAGCAAGATCATGCCCAACGTCAACTTCCAGCGCATGACGGCCTCGGCCGTCGGCCCGGCTTGGCGCACCGCCACGCCGGAGCAGCAAAAGCGCCTGCAGGACGAGTTCAAGACCCTGCTGGTGCGCACCTATGCCGGCGCGCTCGACCAGGTGACCGACCAGACCGTCACCGTTCGCCCGTTCCGCGGCTCGCCAAGCGACACCGACGTGCTGGTGCGTACCGAGGTCACGGGCCGTGGCGACCCGGTCCAGCTGGACTACCGCCTTGAAAAGACCCCCGGCCAGGGCGCCGGCTGGAAGGTCTACAACCTGAACGTGCTGGGCGTGTGGCTGGTCGATACCTACCGCACCCAGTTCGCGCAGGAAATCAACAAGAGCGGCATCGACGGCCTGATCGCCGCGCTGGCCGCGCGAAACAAGGGCAACGCCAAGGGCTGA
- a CDS encoding MlaA family lipoprotein: MKTRSNLSSPVHRMGSGLRWASAAAVLAFVAGCATGPNANPADPLEPFNRGVTRFNDTVDDAVLVPVATAYQKVLPSMVRTGVNNFFGNIGDVWSLANNVAQLKLQDSAETFMRLNVNTFLGLGGLLDVATEAGIPRHEKDFGQTLGYWGVAPGPYLVLPLLGPSTVRDAAAKPLDFWGDPVNHIHDVAWRNSLTVLDVVDTRSQYLRAGRLLGDAALDKYSFTRDAFLQRRQSQIYDGNPPDDGAGK; the protein is encoded by the coding sequence ATGAAAACACGATCAAATCTGTCAAGCCCCGTGCACCGCATGGGTAGCGGCCTGCGCTGGGCAAGTGCCGCAGCGGTCCTCGCGTTCGTGGCCGGATGCGCCACCGGCCCCAATGCCAACCCGGCCGACCCGCTCGAGCCGTTCAACCGCGGTGTCACCCGCTTCAACGACACCGTCGACGACGCGGTGCTCGTCCCGGTAGCCACGGCCTACCAGAAGGTGCTGCCCTCCATGGTGCGTACCGGGGTGAACAACTTCTTCGGCAACATCGGCGACGTCTGGAGCCTGGCCAACAACGTGGCCCAGCTCAAGCTGCAGGACAGCGCGGAAACCTTCATGCGCCTGAACGTCAATACGTTCTTAGGCCTTGGCGGCCTGCTGGATGTCGCGACCGAAGCGGGCATTCCCCGCCACGAGAAAGACTTCGGCCAGACGCTCGGCTACTGGGGCGTGGCCCCCGGCCCCTACCTCGTGCTGCCGCTGCTGGGCCCGTCCACCGTGCGCGACGCTGCGGCCAAGCCGCTGGATTTCTGGGGCGACCCGGTGAACCACATTCACGACGTTGCCTGGCGCAATTCGCTGACGGTGCTGGACGTGGTCGACACCCGTTCCCAGTACCTGCGGGCCGGCCGCCTGCTCGGCGACGCGGCGCTCGACAAGTATTCGTTCACGCGTGACGCTTTCCTGCAGCGCCGCCAAAGCCAGATCTACGACGGCAACCCGCCTGACGACGGCGCCGGAAAGTAA
- the mlaD gene encoding outer membrane lipid asymmetry maintenance protein MlaD, producing the protein MQRSNNDIWVGLFVLIGAAALLFLALQSANLLSLNFQKTYSVTARFDNIGGLKPQTAVKSAGVVVGRVESISFNDKTFQANVTLALQNRYSFPKDSSLKILTSGLLGEQYIGIEAGADDKNLQAGDTITATQSAVVLENLISQFLYSKAAEGNTSSAGTANKK; encoded by the coding sequence ATGCAACGTTCCAACAACGACATCTGGGTCGGCCTGTTCGTCCTGATCGGCGCGGCTGCGCTGCTGTTCCTCGCTCTGCAGTCGGCCAACCTGCTGAGCCTGAACTTCCAGAAGACCTACTCGGTGACGGCGCGCTTCGACAACATCGGCGGGCTCAAGCCCCAGACCGCGGTCAAGAGCGCCGGCGTGGTGGTCGGCCGCGTGGAGTCGATCTCCTTCAACGACAAGACCTTTCAGGCCAACGTAACACTGGCTTTGCAAAACCGTTACAGTTTTCCCAAGGACAGCTCTCTGAAGATCCTGACCAGTGGCCTGCTCGGCGAGCAGTACATCGGGATCGAGGCGGGCGCCGACGACAAGAACCTGCAGGCAGGCGACACCATCACCGCGACCCAGTCGGCCGTGGTGCTGGAGAACCTGATCAGTCAGTTCCTGTACAGCAAGGCGGCGGAAGGTAATACCTCGTCGGCCGGAACAGCCAACAAAAAATGA
- the mlaE gene encoding lipid asymmetry maintenance ABC transporter permease subunit MlaE yields MSWWKPADVGFAVRSHLANLGHGAKLFMRLVGPGARIMRRFGLVRDQIHFLGNYSLAIIGVSGLFVGFVLGLQMYYALQRYGSSEALGLLVTLSLVRELGPVVAALLFTGRAGTSLTAEIGLMKADEQLSAMEMMAVDPVQRILAPRFWAGVITMPLLAAVFSAVGIMGGYVVGVLMLGVDPGAFWGQMQGGVDVWRDVGNGVIKSIVFGFTVTFIALLQGYEAQPTPEGVSRATTKTVVTASLAVLGLDFLLTAMMFSI; encoded by the coding sequence ATGAGTTGGTGGAAGCCTGCCGATGTCGGCTTTGCGGTGCGCAGCCATCTGGCCAACCTGGGCCACGGCGCGAAGCTCTTCATGCGCCTGGTCGGCCCCGGCGCGCGGATCATGCGGCGCTTCGGCCTGGTGCGCGACCAGATCCATTTCCTGGGCAACTACTCGCTCGCCATAATCGGCGTGTCGGGGCTCTTCGTGGGATTCGTGCTGGGGCTGCAGATGTATTACGCGCTGCAGCGGTACGGATCGTCCGAGGCGCTGGGCCTGCTGGTCACGCTGAGCCTGGTGCGCGAATTGGGCCCCGTGGTGGCGGCGCTGCTGTTCACCGGGCGCGCCGGTACTTCCCTCACCGCAGAAATCGGCCTCATGAAGGCCGACGAGCAGCTGAGCGCCATGGAAATGATGGCGGTCGATCCGGTGCAGCGCATCCTTGCGCCGCGTTTCTGGGCCGGCGTCATCACCATGCCCTTGCTGGCGGCGGTGTTCAGCGCGGTCGGCATCATGGGCGGCTACGTGGTGGGCGTGCTGATGCTGGGCGTCGACCCGGGCGCGTTCTGGGGCCAGATGCAGGGCGGCGTCGATGTGTGGCGCGACGTCGGCAACGGCGTCATCAAGAGCATCGTGTTCGGCTTCACCGTCACTTTCATCGCGCTGCTGCAGGGCTACGAGGCCCAGCCCACGCCCGAGGGCGTTTCGCGGGCGACCACCAAAACTGTGGTCACGGCGTCGTTGGCGGTACTGGGGCTCGATTTCCTGCTCACCGCCATGATGTTCAGTATCTAA
- a CDS encoding ABC transporter ATP-binding protein, whose amino-acid sequence MLERAPGFFIEMDPATQPHPFVEFRDVTFGYGARAILDGVSFSVPRGKVTALMGASGGGKTTVLRLIGGQQRAQRGAVLFDGQDVVRFDAKALYAARRRMGMLFQFGALFTDMSVFDNVAFPLREHTQLSEALVRDIVLMKLDAVGLRGARDLMPSEVSGGMARRVALARAIALDPDLVMYDEPFAGLDPISLGTAARLIRQLNDTLGLTSIIVSHDLEETFRIADHVIILANGGIAAQGAPDDVRNSDDPLVHQFVNALPDGPVRFHYPGVSIEADFGNVEGGRS is encoded by the coding sequence ATGCTTGAAAGGGCGCCCGGCTTTTTTATTGAGATGGACCCTGCTACACAGCCACATCCTTTCGTAGAGTTTCGCGACGTCACGTTCGGCTACGGTGCGCGCGCCATCCTCGACGGCGTGTCCTTCAGTGTGCCGCGCGGCAAGGTGACGGCGCTCATGGGCGCTTCGGGTGGCGGCAAGACCACGGTCCTGCGGTTGATCGGCGGGCAGCAGCGCGCACAGCGCGGCGCGGTTCTTTTCGATGGTCAGGACGTCGTCAGGTTCGACGCGAAGGCGCTCTATGCGGCGCGTCGGCGCATGGGCATGCTCTTCCAGTTCGGCGCGCTGTTCACCGACATGAGCGTGTTCGACAACGTGGCTTTCCCGCTGCGTGAGCACACACAACTCTCCGAAGCGCTGGTGCGCGACATCGTGCTCATGAAGCTCGACGCGGTCGGCCTGCGCGGCGCGCGCGACCTGATGCCCAGCGAGGTCTCGGGCGGCATGGCGCGCCGGGTGGCGCTGGCACGCGCGATCGCGCTGGACCCCGACCTCGTGATGTACGACGAGCCCTTCGCCGGGCTGGACCCGATCTCGCTCGGCACCGCCGCGCGGCTGATCCGGCAGCTCAACGACACGCTCGGGCTCACCAGCATCATCGTGTCGCACGACCTGGAGGAGACCTTCCGCATCGCCGATCACGTGATCATCCTGGCCAACGGCGGCATCGCGGCGCAGGGCGCCCCCGACGACGTGCGCAACAGCGACGATCCGCTGGTGCACCAGTTCGTGAATGCGCTGCCCGACGGGCCGGTTCGTTTCCACTACCCCGGCGTCAGCATCGAAGCCGATTTCGGCAATGTCGAAGGGGGCCGCTCATGA
- a CDS encoding glutamate synthase subunit beta yields the protein MGKITGFMEHERIEEGYKPVDERVKHYKEFVVGLNAEQAKVQGARCMDCGTPFCNSGCPVNNIIPDFNDLVYRNDWQNAFAVLDSTNNFPEFTGRICPAPCEAACVLNVNDDAVGIKSLEHAIIDRAWDEGWVAPRVAKHKTGKKVAVVGAGPAGMAAAQQLARAGHDVTLFEKNDRIGGLLRYGIPDFKMEKSHIDRRVEQMKAEGVVFRTGVMVGAAKDPLGKGSKVTNLAKETVTPEQLQKEFDAVLLTGGAEQSRDLPVPGRDLDGIHFAMEFLPQQNRVNAGDKVKGQLRADGKHVIVIGGGDTGSDCVGTSNRHGAVSVTQFELMPQPPEEENRPLTWPYWPIKLRTSSSHEEGCEREFAISTKEFIGEKGKVTGLKTVRVEWKDGKMQEVAGSEQVLKADLVLLAMGFVSPVAAVLDAFGVEKDGRGNAKATVDFIGGYATNVPKVFAAGDIRRGQSLVVWAIREGRQAARSVDEFLMGFSDLPR from the coding sequence ATGGGAAAGATCACCGGCTTCATGGAGCATGAGCGCATCGAAGAGGGCTACAAGCCCGTTGACGAGCGCGTCAAGCACTACAAGGAATTCGTCGTCGGCCTGAACGCCGAGCAGGCCAAGGTGCAGGGTGCGCGCTGCATGGACTGCGGCACGCCGTTCTGCAACAGCGGCTGCCCGGTCAACAACATCATTCCGGACTTCAACGACCTGGTGTACCGCAACGACTGGCAGAACGCCTTCGCGGTGCTCGACTCGACCAACAACTTCCCCGAGTTCACCGGCCGCATCTGCCCCGCGCCCTGCGAGGCGGCCTGCGTGCTCAACGTGAACGACGACGCGGTCGGCATCAAGTCGCTGGAGCACGCGATCATCGACCGCGCCTGGGACGAAGGCTGGGTGGCGCCGCGCGTCGCCAAGCACAAGACCGGCAAGAAGGTGGCGGTGGTGGGCGCGGGCCCGGCCGGCATGGCGGCTGCGCAGCAACTGGCGCGTGCCGGCCACGACGTGACGCTGTTCGAGAAGAACGACCGCATCGGCGGCCTGCTGCGCTACGGCATTCCCGACTTCAAGATGGAGAAGTCGCACATCGACCGCCGCGTGGAGCAGATGAAGGCCGAAGGCGTGGTGTTCCGCACCGGCGTGATGGTCGGCGCCGCGAAAGACCCGCTGGGCAAGGGCTCCAAGGTCACGAACCTGGCCAAGGAAACCGTCACGCCCGAGCAGCTGCAGAAAGAGTTCGACGCCGTGCTGCTTACCGGCGGCGCCGAGCAGTCGCGCGACCTGCCGGTGCCCGGCCGCGACCTCGACGGCATCCATTTCGCGATGGAGTTCCTGCCGCAGCAGAACCGCGTCAACGCGGGCGACAAGGTCAAGGGCCAGTTGCGCGCCGACGGCAAGCACGTCATCGTCATCGGCGGCGGCGACACCGGCTCCGACTGCGTTGGCACCAGCAACCGCCACGGCGCCGTGAGCGTCACGCAGTTCGAGCTGATGCCCCAGCCGCCCGAAGAAGAAAACCGCCCGCTGACCTGGCCCTACTGGCCGATCAAGCTGCGCACCAGCTCCAGCCATGAAGAGGGCTGCGAGCGCGAGTTCGCGATTTCGACCAAGGAATTCATCGGCGAGAAGGGCAAGGTCACCGGCCTGAAGACCGTTCGCGTCGAATGGAAGGACGGCAAGATGCAGGAAGTCGCCGGCAGCGAGCAGGTGCTCAAGGCCGACCTCGTGCTGCTGGCCATGGGCTTCGTGAGCCCCGTGGCTGCCGTGCTCGACGCCTTCGGCGTGGAGAAGGATGGACGCGGCAACGCCAAGGCAACGGTCGACTTCATCGGCGGCTATGCCACCAACGTACCGAAGGTTTTTGCCGCCGGCGACATCCGCCGCGGGCAGTCGCTGGTGGTGTGGGCGATTCGCGAAGGCCGTCAAGCCGCGCGGTCGGTGGATGAGTTTCTGATGGGATTCAGCGACTTGCCGCGCTGA